TCGGAACTCGCGGCGTCGAGGGACTTGCCCGGAAACCACCGAGTCCGGGCCGAGCGGAACAAGCAGACGGTCCGTCGTTTCTTCGGGGCGCTCGACGCCGAGGACATGAGTGCGCTCGTGGACCTGTTCACGGAGGACGCGGTCCAGCGGAACCCCTATCACGGTGGTGTTTTCCCGCCTGAAGCCCGAGGCGAACAGGCATTGCGCGAATACTGGACTCCGTTACCTGCGAGCTTCGACCGAATGCGCTTTTCGGTCGACGCGCTGCTCGCTACCGAGGACCCGGACCTGGTCTTCGTGACCTTCCGGGGCGAGATCACCCTGAAGAACGGAGCCGGACTCTACGAGAACCACTACTACGCCACGTTCCGCTTCGACGATGCCGGTCGGATCGTCGAGTATGTCGAGGTCTTCGACCCCGTGGTGGCTGCGCGCGCGTTCGGTCGGCTCGAGGAACTCCGATAGACGCTTGGAGCGGGCGCAGAAAGACGAGGTGACGAGTTCGCCGATGGGCTCA
This region of Myxococcota bacterium genomic DNA includes:
- a CDS encoding nuclear transport factor 2 family protein; the encoded protein is MLIALLAGCAHPGGAVSPDEAAVTTIVESVAVLADRGEFDALSRLYADEFTLDYSSLNAQPVAKKTPLALMAEWASVLPGFDRTRHALSGVAVGVSGDLATARADVTASHWIGGDVWRVSGRYHYALRKRSGRWRITSMTFTLGREEGSREILQVASELAASRDLPGNHRVRAERNKQTVRRFFGALDAEDMSALVDLFTEDAVQRNPYHGGVFPPEARGEQALREYWTPLPASFDRMRFSVDALLATEDPDLVFVTFRGEITLKNGAGLYENHYYATFRFDDAGRIVEYVEVFDPVVAARAFGRLEELR